In Archangium violaceum, the following are encoded in one genomic region:
- a CDS encoding ATP-binding protein, with amino-acid sequence MTLRARTRALLLASSAIYVIVGVISLRSAQQWLDGERWVRHTHEVLGGLQEVRVGVNQAESMTRGFVITGSDEFLDGFADIGQRVPRQLDSVAHLTEDNPVQQEHVNHLRRLILRRMQLLGSAVETRERQGPMNGTLSPILLAGHATMDEISRAIQAMSAEENRLLAVRSERARATARFTIAAISTGIVATLLLFFLSKQVLTQTLNRPVDLLLEGVGQFSAGALGFRIPLPPGDELGRIAAALNQMAQTRDAVETELKKTSGLLDSIISAMPLAVLGLDGRGRVTTWNPAATHLFGWTSSEVLGSPPPIALRSQHGGPDPQQVVEMECTRRDGSRVETRVITSELVAGRDPTGTLAIIEDITQRKEMERERERLLESSRRLAHRLEAIVHASIAIGDEVSRPGGASRVLQCIAEWARKLTGADYAALGIGTEASKPFHPWVFSGMDPDMVMRLGHSPRPLGLLGWVARQGQAMRVEDVRKSPLFQGLPNGHPEMGPFLGIPVRYEARSVGNLYLANKVGRAAFTEEDQRIIELLAAYAGVIIENSKLHRGLETERNRLRFLSQASESLVRSLDDEELVRLIVELLVPELAEMASVDLLVEDAEGQWVVRAAERVPGGPTWRGASQRIRFEIGSRHPVLRVIHSREPLVLKEEVTLGLTTLDEDGAAALPLAREAMIIPLNVGEQTLGALTVASARAGRYTDEDLALARDLALRAAISLDHARLYREAQQALRSREEVLAVVSHDLRNPLNALALSTRLLPRVRDNEALFTRHVAVVRGTVNQMSLLIEDLLNAGAIEAGRLSLQRMPHELADCLLETVEMLRPVALEKEQHLELQLDPGLPLLMYDLPRMKQVVSNLVGNAIKYTGSHGTIQVSARRVREELVVCVQDTGPGIAAEDLPHLFDRYWRVRGAAQSGTGLGLYIVKGIIEAHGGRTWVESEVGRGSRFYFSLPLSQPPAGRELPT; translated from the coding sequence ATGACGCTTCGAGCGCGCACGAGGGCCCTTCTCCTGGCTTCCTCGGCAATCTACGTCATCGTGGGTGTAATCTCCCTTCGCAGTGCCCAGCAATGGCTCGACGGCGAGCGGTGGGTCCGCCACACGCACGAGGTCCTGGGAGGGCTGCAGGAGGTCAGGGTCGGTGTGAACCAGGCGGAGTCGATGACCCGCGGGTTCGTCATCACCGGCTCCGATGAATTCCTGGACGGCTTCGCCGACATCGGGCAGCGGGTCCCCAGACAGCTCGACTCCGTGGCCCACCTGACGGAGGACAACCCGGTCCAGCAGGAGCACGTGAATCACCTCAGACGCCTCATCCTCAGACGCATGCAACTGCTCGGGTCCGCCGTGGAGACGCGCGAACGGCAGGGACCCATGAACGGCACCCTCTCCCCCATCCTGCTGGCGGGGCACGCCACCATGGATGAGATCTCCCGGGCCATCCAGGCCATGAGCGCCGAGGAGAACAGGCTCCTCGCGGTGCGCAGCGAGCGGGCCCGGGCGACCGCCCGCTTCACCATCGCCGCCATCTCCACGGGAATCGTGGCGACGCTCCTGCTCTTCTTCCTCAGCAAGCAGGTGCTCACCCAGACGCTCAATCGTCCCGTCGATCTCCTGCTCGAGGGGGTGGGCCAGTTCTCGGCGGGCGCGCTCGGCTTCCGGATCCCCCTGCCACCGGGCGACGAGCTCGGACGAATCGCGGCGGCCCTGAACCAGATGGCCCAGACACGCGACGCCGTCGAAACCGAGCTCAAGAAGACGAGCGGGTTGCTCGATTCGATCATCTCGGCCATGCCGCTCGCCGTCCTCGGTCTGGATGGAAGGGGCCGGGTGACGACGTGGAACCCCGCCGCCACCCACCTCTTCGGGTGGACCTCATCCGAGGTGCTCGGCTCCCCACCGCCCATTGCGCTGAGGAGCCAGCACGGGGGGCCGGACCCGCAACAGGTCGTCGAGATGGAATGCACGCGGCGTGATGGCTCGCGGGTGGAGACACGGGTCATCACGTCCGAGCTGGTGGCCGGGCGCGACCCGACGGGGACGCTCGCCATCATCGAGGACATCACCCAACGCAAGGAGATGGAGCGCGAACGGGAGCGGCTCCTGGAGTCCTCACGGCGGCTCGCGCATCGCCTGGAGGCGATCGTCCATGCCTCGATCGCCATCGGAGACGAGGTGTCGAGACCCGGCGGCGCCTCCCGGGTGCTCCAGTGCATCGCCGAGTGGGCCCGGAAGCTCACCGGCGCGGACTACGCGGCCCTGGGGATCGGCACCGAAGCCAGCAAGCCCTTCCACCCCTGGGTGTTCAGCGGCATGGACCCCGACATGGTCATGCGGCTCGGGCATTCCCCTCGGCCCCTGGGGCTGCTCGGGTGGGTGGCGCGGCAGGGACAGGCCATGCGCGTGGAAGACGTGCGCAAGAGCCCCCTCTTCCAGGGCTTGCCGAACGGGCATCCCGAGATGGGTCCGTTCCTCGGCATCCCCGTCCGCTACGAGGCCAGGAGCGTGGGCAACCTCTACCTGGCGAACAAGGTGGGGCGAGCCGCCTTCACGGAGGAGGATCAACGCATCATCGAGCTGCTCGCCGCCTACGCGGGAGTCATCATCGAGAACAGCAAGCTCCACCGGGGCCTGGAGACGGAGCGCAACCGGCTGCGCTTCCTGTCCCAGGCCAGTGAGAGCCTGGTGCGTTCACTCGATGACGAGGAGCTCGTGCGGCTCATCGTGGAGCTGCTCGTCCCCGAGCTGGCGGAGATGGCCAGCGTGGATCTCCTCGTGGAGGACGCCGAGGGCCAGTGGGTGGTCCGGGCCGCGGAGCGCGTCCCGGGCGGGCCCACATGGCGGGGCGCGTCCCAGCGCATCCGTTTCGAAATCGGCTCACGCCATCCCGTCCTCCGCGTCATCCACTCGCGGGAGCCGCTGGTCCTGAAGGAGGAGGTCACGCTCGGCCTCACGACTCTGGACGAGGATGGCGCCGCGGCGCTCCCGCTCGCCCGCGAGGCGATGATCATCCCCTTGAACGTGGGAGAGCAGACGCTCGGAGCACTCACGGTGGCCTCGGCGCGGGCGGGCCGCTACACCGACGAGGATCTGGCGCTCGCCCGAGACCTGGCGCTCCGCGCGGCCATCTCGCTCGACCACGCCAGGCTCTACCGGGAGGCGCAGCAGGCGTTGAGGAGCCGGGAGGAGGTGCTCGCGGTCGTCTCGCATGACCTCCGCAACCCGCTCAACGCCCTCGCGCTCTCGACGCGGCTGCTGCCCAGGGTCCGGGACAACGAGGCGCTCTTCACCCGGCACGTGGCCGTCGTCCGCGGCACCGTGAACCAGATGAGCCTGCTCATCGAGGATCTGCTCAACGCGGGTGCGATCGAGGCCGGACGCCTGTCCCTCCAGCGGATGCCCCACGAGCTCGCGGACTGCCTGCTCGAGACCGTGGAGATGCTCCGGCCGGTGGCCCTGGAGAAGGAGCAGCACCTCGAGCTCCAGCTCGACCCCGGGCTCCCCCTGCTCATGTACGACCTGCCGCGGATGAAGCAGGTGGTGTCGAACCTCGTGGGCAACGCCATCAAGTACACGGGCAGCCACGGCACCATCCAGGTCTCCGCGCGGCGCGTGCGGGAGGAGCTCGTCGTCTGCGTCCAGGACACCGGCCCCGGAATCGCCGCCGAGGACCTCCCGCACCTCTTCGACCGCTACTGGCGTGTCCGGGGCGCCGCCCAGTCCGGTACGGGCCTGGGGCTGTACATCGTGAAGGGCATCATCGAGGCCCACGGCGGGAGGACGTGGGTGGAGAGCGAGGTGGGACGGGGAAGCCGGTTCTACTTCTCCCTTCCGCTCTCGCAGCCCCCCGCCGGGCGTGAGCTGCCCACCTGA
- a CDS encoding DUF2378 family protein: MHDERKADSGASSDVERDLEQRLRLVTPRHTTRGILFKATLKAVRELGGTEDVVRQCLEATGEKEFLDFFNYPTSALLRLLTAAGRGLSSRYGSVEESLRQLGWKSGESYMASVVGRSAQLMNGTDPKQWVGTLQTLYKVVMPYGEPTVHWRGPKRSILAIQCTFTPLPYHEGGALAIAGRLGVENVRARARPTGELSIDLDLSWD; encoded by the coding sequence ATGCACGATGAACGAAAGGCGGACAGCGGCGCCTCGTCCGACGTGGAGCGGGACCTGGAGCAACGGTTGCGGCTGGTGACCCCGCGACACACGACTCGCGGCATCCTGTTCAAGGCCACCTTGAAGGCCGTGCGGGAGCTCGGGGGCACCGAGGACGTGGTGCGGCAGTGCCTGGAAGCGACCGGGGAGAAGGAGTTCCTGGACTTCTTCAACTACCCCACCAGTGCGCTCCTCCGGTTGCTCACCGCCGCGGGGCGGGGGCTGAGCTCCAGGTATGGGAGCGTCGAGGAATCCCTGCGACAGCTCGGCTGGAAGTCCGGGGAGAGCTACATGGCCTCCGTGGTGGGTCGGTCGGCACAACTGATGAACGGCACGGACCCGAAGCAGTGGGTGGGCACCCTGCAGACGCTCTACAAGGTCGTGATGCCCTACGGGGAGCCGACGGTGCACTGGAGGGGGCCGAAGCGGAGCATCCTCGCCATCCAATGCACCTTCACCCCGCTCCCGTACCACGAGGGGGGCGCACTCGCGATCGCCGGACGGCTCGGGGTGGAGAACGTGCGGGCGCGCGCGCGGCCCACGGGAGAGCTCAGCATCGACCTGGACCTGTCCTGGGATTGA
- a CDS encoding tetratricopeptide repeat protein yields the protein MGKRSKRRQTGGGGLVTERLRAARVSVDALLEEGRTAEARAVLTRLGSRFPDDPRVLEALVDLTYEVGDTQGYQCAVERLLPLRPDDPDLALALAAAALVNLYPVTAIQAFRRFLARWPSHPNAAEARQTLEQLEKALPEVRSGLGLAEEGEKGERIALEHERIQHLLASGRAHEAREAAEALHVTWPRMPAILNNLGMAAWTEGDSARAEAAFWQVLESHPDNVHALANLTRVFLLSGRTEEAHAVAKRLEASTAPADERWLKIVEALTYLGDDVGVLETLEKMERGQRPQLPSSEAQLRHMAAVAALRLGDSDRASRLWVEALELAPDLEPALRNLEALDLPVALRPAPWAFELSSWLPPVRINALGTRLAEASENDKEKRRLGALLMEEFPELRPLVPLLLDRGSPEGVRLILGLCDLMEEVPFVEELKRFALGERGALGDRFRAARVALLAGAAREDEMLLWTGKRRQPYRWLDIEVSTTALRQKHTPKVERLLERSVELLQLRHGRKAEQLLREALALEPDSPDLMNNLAVARQVQGHTEEAERMIEEVHQRWPDYFFGRCAVARLRIQTGRLEEARQLLEPLLSQRILHVSEVSALCAAHMELLLAEKDEEGAWVWLHILETSHPGDPQVELYRDRLELMGGRLPESWMP from the coding sequence ATGGGCAAGCGGAGCAAGCGGCGGCAGACGGGAGGCGGAGGGCTCGTCACGGAGCGTCTGCGCGCGGCGCGGGTCTCGGTCGATGCGCTCCTCGAAGAAGGCCGTACGGCGGAGGCCCGTGCCGTGCTCACCCGGCTCGGTTCGCGATTTCCGGACGACCCACGGGTCCTGGAGGCACTCGTCGACCTGACCTACGAGGTCGGCGATACGCAGGGCTATCAATGCGCCGTGGAGAGGCTGCTCCCACTCCGTCCCGATGACCCCGATCTCGCGCTGGCCCTGGCGGCGGCGGCACTGGTCAACCTCTACCCGGTCACCGCCATCCAGGCCTTCCGTCGGTTCCTGGCGCGATGGCCCTCGCACCCGAACGCCGCCGAGGCCCGGCAGACGCTGGAGCAGCTGGAGAAGGCACTGCCGGAGGTGCGCTCCGGGCTCGGGCTCGCGGAGGAGGGAGAGAAAGGCGAGCGGATTGCCCTGGAGCACGAACGCATCCAGCACCTGCTCGCCTCGGGGCGGGCGCATGAGGCGCGAGAGGCCGCGGAGGCCCTGCACGTGACCTGGCCGCGGATGCCCGCGATCCTCAACAACCTCGGGATGGCGGCCTGGACGGAGGGGGACTCCGCCAGGGCGGAGGCCGCCTTCTGGCAAGTGCTCGAATCCCATCCGGACAACGTCCATGCCCTCGCCAATCTGACGCGCGTGTTCCTGCTCTCCGGCCGCACGGAAGAGGCCCACGCGGTCGCCAAACGGCTCGAGGCCTCCACCGCCCCGGCGGATGAACGCTGGCTGAAGATCGTCGAGGCGCTCACCTACCTGGGCGATGACGTGGGGGTGCTCGAGACCTTGGAGAAGATGGAGCGGGGGCAGCGGCCCCAGCTGCCCTCGTCGGAAGCCCAGCTGCGGCACATGGCGGCTGTCGCGGCGCTACGCCTGGGTGACTCCGACCGGGCCTCGCGTTTGTGGGTGGAGGCATTGGAGCTGGCACCCGACCTGGAACCCGCCCTCCGCAACCTCGAGGCGCTCGACCTGCCCGTGGCCCTGCGTCCCGCACCGTGGGCCTTCGAGCTGTCCAGCTGGCTGCCACCGGTCCGGATCAACGCGCTGGGCACGCGTCTGGCGGAAGCGAGTGAGAACGACAAGGAGAAGCGGCGTCTGGGAGCCCTCCTGATGGAGGAATTTCCCGAGCTGCGGCCTCTCGTTCCCCTGCTGTTGGACCGCGGGAGCCCGGAGGGGGTTCGATTGATCCTCGGCTTGTGCGACCTGATGGAGGAGGTCCCCTTCGTCGAGGAGCTGAAGCGCTTCGCCCTCGGCGAGCGGGGCGCGCTGGGAGATCGCTTCCGTGCGGCGCGCGTCGCCCTGCTCGCGGGCGCGGCCCGTGAGGACGAGATGCTGCTCTGGACGGGCAAACGCCGGCAGCCCTACCGCTGGCTCGACATCGAGGTCTCCACCACGGCCCTGAGGCAGAAACACACCCCCAAGGTGGAGCGGCTGCTGGAGCGCTCCGTCGAGCTGCTCCAACTGCGGCACGGAAGGAAGGCGGAGCAGCTCCTCCGGGAGGCGCTCGCCCTCGAACCGGACTCGCCCGATCTGATGAACAACCTGGCCGTTGCCCGTCAGGTGCAGGGACACACCGAGGAGGCGGAGCGCATGATCGAGGAGGTTCATCAGCGCTGGCCTGACTATTTCTTCGGCCGCTGCGCGGTGGCCCGCCTTCGTATCCAGACGGGACGCCTGGAGGAGGCCCGCCAGTTGCTCGAGCCCCTCCTGTCCCAGCGCATCCTGCATGTATCGGAGGTGTCCGCGCTCTGCGCGGCCCATATGGAGCTGCTGCTCGCCGAGAAAGACGAAGAAGGCGCCTGGGTCTGGCTCCACATCCTGGAGACCTCCCATCCGGGAGATCCCCAGGTGGAGCTCTACCGCGACAGACTCGAGCTCATGGGAGGCCGGCTACCCGAATCGTGGATGCCGTGA
- a CDS encoding NAD(P)/FAD-dependent oxidoreductase, producing MELTRRELVAAFLGSAVAASACRRTRPREPVPGAIVDRAVDVGHKLRGGPLPRATEAQAVDVLVVGAGVAGLSAAWRLAAAGVKDVRVVELDSEVGGTSRSGRNEVSAYPWGAHYLPAPLVDSGPVVRLLREMGAVTGVDAQGSPTFSEELLIREPEERLFYKGEWYEGLYLRAGASPEDLAELERFEARMNAFGAARDAKGRKAFAVPTALSSDDAEWTALDKVSMARWMEAEGFRSPRLRWLVDYACRDDYGTTAEGVSAWAGIWYFAARQDGKGERSEGFLSWPEGNGRLVAQLLSSLQPGQVERDVLVHTVEPVEGGCRVDAVEAGTGKPRAYRARQVVLACPRFVAAHVVAPWREKRPGWLGAFQYGPWVVANLTLSEAPLSRGFPLAWDNVFYESRSLGYVVATHQQLRMDESGPTVLTWYLPMAGLDVKAERQKVLSAGHAEWEGLVMADLMAAHPGIAEQARRLEVMRWGHAMVRPSPGFMWGPERLAAQESLGDALHFAHSDLGGMALFEEANWFGVKAAERALKGLGRAGPSWL from the coding sequence GTGGAACTGACGCGGCGGGAACTCGTCGCCGCGTTCCTCGGCTCGGCGGTGGCGGCCAGTGCCTGCCGGAGGACGCGTCCGCGCGAGCCGGTGCCCGGGGCCATCGTGGACCGGGCGGTGGACGTGGGGCACAAGCTGCGGGGAGGCCCGCTGCCTCGCGCGACGGAGGCCCAGGCGGTGGACGTGCTGGTGGTGGGCGCGGGCGTGGCGGGCCTGAGCGCGGCGTGGCGGCTGGCGGCCGCGGGCGTGAAGGACGTGCGGGTGGTGGAGCTGGACTCGGAGGTGGGCGGCACGTCGCGCTCGGGGCGCAACGAGGTGTCCGCGTACCCCTGGGGCGCGCACTACCTGCCAGCCCCGCTGGTGGACTCGGGGCCGGTGGTGCGGCTGCTGCGTGAGATGGGCGCGGTGACGGGCGTGGACGCGCAGGGCTCCCCCACCTTCTCCGAGGAGCTGCTCATCCGCGAGCCCGAGGAGCGCCTCTTCTACAAGGGCGAGTGGTACGAGGGCCTGTACCTGCGCGCGGGCGCGAGCCCGGAGGACCTGGCGGAGCTGGAGCGCTTCGAGGCGCGGATGAATGCCTTCGGGGCGGCGCGGGACGCGAAGGGGCGCAAGGCCTTCGCCGTGCCCACCGCGCTCAGCAGCGACGACGCCGAGTGGACGGCGCTCGACAAGGTGAGCATGGCGCGGTGGATGGAGGCGGAGGGCTTCCGCTCGCCCCGGCTGCGCTGGCTGGTGGACTACGCGTGCCGGGACGACTACGGCACCACGGCCGAGGGCGTCTCCGCGTGGGCGGGCATCTGGTACTTCGCCGCGCGGCAGGACGGGAAGGGCGAGCGCAGCGAGGGCTTCCTGAGCTGGCCCGAGGGCAACGGGCGGCTGGTGGCGCAACTGCTGTCCTCGCTCCAACCGGGGCAGGTGGAGCGGGACGTGCTGGTGCACACGGTGGAGCCCGTGGAGGGCGGCTGCCGGGTGGACGCGGTGGAGGCGGGGACGGGGAAGCCTCGGGCGTACCGGGCCCGGCAGGTGGTGCTGGCCTGCCCGCGCTTCGTGGCGGCGCACGTGGTGGCTCCCTGGCGGGAGAAGCGCCCCGGGTGGTTGGGTGCCTTCCAGTACGGGCCCTGGGTGGTGGCGAACCTGACGCTCTCGGAGGCGCCCCTCTCACGGGGCTTCCCGCTGGCGTGGGACAACGTCTTCTACGAGAGCCGCAGCCTGGGCTACGTGGTGGCCACGCACCAGCAGCTGCGCATGGACGAGAGCGGGCCCACGGTGCTCACCTGGTACCTGCCCATGGCCGGGCTGGACGTGAAGGCCGAGCGCCAGAAGGTGCTCTCCGCGGGCCATGCCGAGTGGGAGGGACTGGTGATGGCGGACCTCATGGCCGCGCACCCGGGTATCGCCGAGCAGGCCCGGCGCCTGGAGGTGATGCGCTGGGGGCACGCCATGGTGCGGCCCTCGCCGGGTTTCATGTGGGGCCCGGAGCGCCTCGCGGCCCAGGAGAGCTTGGGAGACGCGCTGCACTTCGCCCACTCGGACCTGGGCGGCATGGCCCTCTTCGAGGAGGCCAACTGGTTCGGGGTGAAGGCGGCGGAGCGGGCGCTGAAGGGCCTCGGCCGGGCCGGGCCGAGCTGGCTCTGA
- a CDS encoding polyamine aminopropyltransferase codes for MNKTLLFVTVLVIATCGLIYELIVGTLASYLLGDSITQFSTVIGGYLFAMGIGSWLSRFIDRGLPQRFVEVELGVALVGGLCAPLLFLTFALTDVFRVALYGSVLAIGTLVGLEIPLLLRILKDQVRFKDLVSQVLTFDYLGALAASISFPLLFVPKLGLVRTSLLFGLLNALVGLWSTWLLAPVLAHPLRLRVKAVLLSLLLVVGFVLGDRLTDFSEEHLYADEVVHATSSPYQKIVLTRGKRGFSLYLNGNLQFSSVDEYRYHEALVHPAMVRAGRVERVLVLGGGDGLAAREILKYPEVKNLTLVDLDPAITGLATRYGELAELNAHAMTDPRLHVINTDAMKFLGDEGESWDVIVVDFPDPNNFALGKLYTTGFYRLLKKRLSPDGVAVVQSTSPLYARRSFWCVNTTLAAAGFWTQPYHALVPSFGEWGYVLVAHEGTLPRRPLPPGLRFLSEDTHASLFLFPMDMGPLPAEVNRLNNQVLVHYYEEEWRRWN; via the coding sequence TTGAACAAGACGCTCCTCTTCGTCACCGTCCTCGTCATCGCGACATGTGGGCTCATCTACGAGCTCATCGTCGGCACGCTCGCCAGCTACCTCCTGGGCGACTCCATCACCCAGTTCTCCACGGTGATTGGCGGCTACCTCTTCGCCATGGGGATTGGCAGCTGGCTGTCGCGCTTCATCGACCGCGGCCTGCCCCAGCGCTTCGTGGAGGTGGAGCTGGGGGTGGCGCTGGTGGGCGGCCTGTGCGCGCCGCTGCTCTTCCTCACCTTCGCCCTCACGGACGTCTTCCGGGTGGCGCTGTACGGGAGCGTGCTGGCCATCGGCACGTTGGTGGGGCTGGAGATTCCCCTGCTGCTGCGCATCCTCAAGGACCAGGTGCGGTTCAAGGACCTGGTCAGCCAGGTGCTGACGTTCGACTACCTGGGCGCGCTCGCCGCGAGCATCTCCTTCCCGCTGCTCTTCGTGCCGAAGCTGGGCCTGGTGCGCACCTCGCTGCTCTTCGGGCTGCTCAACGCGCTGGTGGGTTTGTGGAGCACGTGGCTGCTGGCGCCGGTGCTGGCCCACCCGCTGCGGCTGCGGGTGAAGGCGGTGCTGCTCAGCCTGCTGCTCGTGGTGGGCTTCGTCCTGGGGGACCGGCTCACCGACTTCTCCGAGGAACACCTCTACGCGGACGAGGTGGTGCACGCGACGAGCTCGCCCTACCAGAAGATCGTCCTGACGCGCGGCAAGCGGGGCTTCTCGCTGTACCTCAATGGCAACCTGCAGTTCTCCAGCGTGGACGAGTACCGCTACCACGAGGCGCTGGTGCACCCGGCCATGGTGCGCGCGGGCCGGGTGGAGCGGGTGCTGGTGCTCGGCGGCGGGGACGGGCTCGCGGCGCGCGAAATCCTCAAGTACCCCGAGGTGAAGAACCTCACCCTGGTGGACCTGGACCCCGCCATCACCGGGCTCGCCACGCGGTACGGCGAGCTGGCCGAGCTCAACGCGCACGCGATGACGGACCCTCGGCTGCACGTCATCAACACGGACGCGATGAAGTTCCTCGGGGACGAGGGCGAGTCCTGGGACGTCATCGTGGTGGACTTCCCGGACCCCAACAACTTCGCGCTGGGCAAGCTGTACACCACGGGCTTCTACAGGCTGCTGAAGAAGCGGCTCTCGCCGGACGGGGTAGCCGTCGTCCAGAGCACCTCGCCCCTCTATGCCCGGCGCTCCTTCTGGTGCGTGAACACCACGCTCGCGGCCGCGGGCTTCTGGACGCAGCCGTACCACGCGCTGGTGCCCTCCTTCGGCGAGTGGGGCTACGTGCTCGTGGCCCATGAGGGCACGCTGCCGCGCCGCCCGCTGCCACCCGGGCTGCGCTTCCTCTCCGAGGACACGCACGCCTCGCTCTTCCTGTTCCCCATGGACATGGGGCCGCTGCCGGCGGAGGTGAACCGGCTCAACAACCAGGTGCTCGTCCACTACTACGAGGAGGAGTGGCGGCGGTGGAACTGA
- a CDS encoding DUF350 domain-containing protein yields the protein MSLGVLAVVVSLDNLVASLVYSLVGLAVFVAGLFIFRLIMPFDVHKEIEVDQNTALGIVMGSFIIGLAIIVAAAISG from the coding sequence ATGTCGCTCGGCGTGCTGGCAGTGGTGGTGAGCCTGGACAACCTGGTGGCGAGCCTCGTGTATTCGTTGGTGGGGCTGGCCGTGTTCGTGGCGGGCCTGTTCATCTTCCGGCTCATCATGCCCTTCGACGTGCACAAGGAGATCGAGGTCGACCAGAACACGGCGCTCGGCATCGTCATGGGTTCCTTCATCATCGGCCTAGCCATCATCGTGGCCGCGGCCATCTCGGGCTGA
- a CDS encoding DUF4178 domain-containing protein, with amino-acid sequence MTQGNCPSCGAPIEFTAGTALVVVCGHCQTVVAKKGLRLEAHGKIGAIVDTDSPLQLNVEGRIGRDGYRLVGHLQKDHGAGPWDEWYVEFDDGRTGWLSESEGAFHLLTDMGTEAGLSLEDFSPGHRFSLRGKRLVVEERGHGRVVAAAGQLPSDVDPSADSHYVDATGGSGVFVTLDFGTGASDPQVFIGRKLKLEELGIPPDQLRPRVKKVALQQARCTNCNGSLELRAPDRTKRVACPYCGALLDASQGRLAFLQLLEKPDHAPLIPLGARGKLKGAEWVCIGFLVRSCTVEGVRYPWEEYLLFNRGRGFTWLMNSNGHWVFLEPLDAGDVAVAEGTAAHLEGRRYRAFQAVTAVTETVLGEFYWEVQAGEAAKAEEYVAPPYSVNVDRTENEVSYTRGEYLPPETVRDAFQLKESLPVPHGIAPSQPNPHSSAPVWKWTSIWGVALLAIFLLVNVLAARETVLVQEVRLDPDAQSGTPSAVHFSKPFEIHKRGNMRAELFSPVGNNWLGVQGDLVNEESGEVISFYDEVGYYYGTDSDGTWSDGSKEEDEYLSAVKPGRYTLRTTAFFEGAARGQSYRVTLVSDAPRASWFCVSLVLLLIGPLFAFFRSSSFESARWAESNLGSGSDD; translated from the coding sequence GTGACGCAGGGCAACTGTCCCTCCTGTGGGGCTCCCATCGAGTTCACCGCTGGCACCGCGCTGGTGGTGGTGTGCGGCCACTGCCAGACGGTGGTGGCGAAGAAGGGCCTGCGGCTCGAGGCGCACGGGAAGATTGGCGCCATCGTCGACACCGACTCGCCCCTGCAGCTCAACGTGGAGGGCCGCATCGGCCGTGACGGCTACCGGCTGGTGGGCCACCTCCAGAAGGACCACGGCGCGGGCCCCTGGGACGAGTGGTACGTGGAGTTCGACGACGGGCGCACTGGCTGGCTCTCCGAGTCCGAGGGCGCCTTCCACCTCCTGACGGACATGGGCACCGAGGCGGGCCTGTCGCTGGAGGACTTCTCGCCCGGCCACCGCTTCAGCCTGCGAGGCAAGCGGCTCGTGGTGGAGGAGCGGGGGCACGGCCGCGTGGTGGCCGCCGCGGGGCAGCTCCCCAGCGACGTGGACCCGAGCGCGGACAGCCACTACGTGGACGCCACGGGGGGCAGCGGCGTCTTCGTCACGTTGGACTTCGGCACCGGGGCGAGCGACCCCCAGGTCTTCATCGGCAGGAAGCTGAAGCTGGAGGAGCTGGGCATCCCGCCGGATCAGCTCCGGCCCAGGGTGAAGAAGGTGGCGCTGCAGCAGGCGCGCTGCACCAACTGCAACGGCTCGCTGGAGCTGCGCGCTCCGGACCGGACGAAGCGCGTGGCCTGCCCCTACTGTGGCGCGCTGCTGGACGCGAGCCAGGGCCGGCTGGCCTTCCTCCAACTGTTGGAGAAGCCGGACCACGCGCCGCTGATTCCCCTGGGTGCCCGGGGCAAGCTGAAGGGCGCCGAGTGGGTGTGCATCGGCTTCCTGGTGCGCTCGTGCACGGTGGAGGGCGTGCGCTACCCGTGGGAGGAGTACCTCCTCTTCAACCGGGGGCGCGGCTTCACCTGGTTGATGAATTCCAACGGACACTGGGTGTTCCTCGAGCCGCTGGACGCGGGCGACGTGGCGGTGGCCGAGGGCACCGCCGCGCACCTGGAGGGCCGGCGCTACCGGGCCTTCCAGGCCGTGACGGCCGTCACCGAGACCGTGCTGGGCGAGTTCTACTGGGAGGTCCAGGCGGGCGAGGCCGCGAAGGCCGAGGAGTACGTGGCGCCGCCGTATTCGGTGAACGTGGACCGCACCGAGAACGAGGTGTCGTACACGCGCGGCGAGTACCTGCCTCCCGAGACGGTGCGGGACGCCTTCCAGCTGAAGGAGTCCCTGCCGGTGCCCCACGGCATCGCCCCCAGCCAGCCCAACCCGCACTCGAGCGCTCCCGTGTGGAAGTGGACGAGCATCTGGGGCGTGGCGCTGCTCGCCATCTTCCTCCTGGTCAATGTGCTGGCCGCCCGGGAGACGGTGCTGGTGCAGGAGGTGAGGTTGGATCCGGACGCACAATCCGGCACACCCTCGGCCGTGCACTTCAGCAAGCCCTTCGAAATCCACAAGCGGGGCAACATGCGCGCCGAGCTGTTCTCACCGGTGGGCAACAACTGGCTCGGCGTCCAGGGCGACCTGGTGAACGAGGAGAGCGGCGAGGTCATCTCCTTCTACGACGAGGTGGGCTACTACTACGGGACGGACTCGGACGGCACGTGGTCGGATGGCAGCAAGGAGGAGGACGAGTACCTGTCCGCGGTGAAGCCGGGGCGCTACACGCTGCGCACCACGGCGTTCTTCGAGGGCGCGGCGCGGGGGCAGAGCTACCGGGTGACGCTCGTCAGTGACGCCCCGCGTGCCTCCTGGTTCTGCGTCTCCCTGGTGTTGCTGCTCATCGGGCCCCTGTTCGCGTTCTTCCGCTCCTCCAGCTTCGAGTCCGCGCGCTGGGCGGAGAGCAACCTGGGGTCCGGCTCGGATGATTGA